The following are from one region of the Klebsiella aerogenes genome:
- a CDS encoding DUF1116 domain-containing protein: MYSSIAQANEAIIERMKAARPHWVAVRPAKDAVAELSSGRKLLHAGPPIAWLEMTGPMRGACIGASLFEGWAASEEDAVRMLEQGEVEFIPCHHVGAVGPMGGITSANMPVLVVRDVVHGNQSCCNLNEGIGKVMRFGAYGEDVQMRLRWMRDTLAPVLQDALSRMENGIDLTAMMAQAITMGDEFHQRNIAASSLLLRTLSPVIAGLDRPNAEIVAVLQFLSVTDQFFLNLAMAYSKAVMDAAAEIKAGSVVTAMTRNGREFGIRVSGTGDRWFTAPVNTPQGLFFTGYSQADANPDIGDSAITETLGIGGAAMIAAPGVTRFVGAGGMGAALETSEEMSEIYLANNPLFQIPSWDFKGACLGLDVRRVVETGITPLINTGIAHREAGIGQVGAGTVRAPLLCFEKALEALAELHHITA; encoded by the coding sequence ATGTACTCATCTATTGCACAGGCTAACGAAGCCATTATCGAACGAATGAAAGCCGCGCGCCCGCATTGGGTTGCGGTACGCCCTGCGAAAGACGCGGTGGCTGAATTATCTTCTGGACGTAAATTACTGCACGCCGGGCCGCCGATCGCCTGGCTGGAGATGACCGGGCCGATGCGCGGAGCCTGTATTGGCGCGTCGTTGTTTGAAGGGTGGGCGGCGAGCGAAGAAGACGCCGTGCGCATGCTGGAGCAGGGCGAGGTGGAATTCATCCCTTGTCATCACGTGGGCGCAGTAGGACCGATGGGCGGGATCACCTCGGCGAATATGCCGGTGCTGGTGGTGCGCGATGTGGTTCATGGCAATCAATCGTGCTGCAACCTTAATGAAGGGATTGGCAAAGTGATGCGCTTTGGGGCCTACGGCGAGGACGTGCAGATGCGTCTGCGCTGGATGCGCGATACCCTCGCGCCGGTGCTGCAGGACGCGCTGTCGCGCATGGAAAACGGCATTGACCTGACGGCAATGATGGCGCAGGCAATTACCATGGGGGATGAGTTTCACCAGCGTAATATCGCCGCTTCATCGCTGCTGCTGCGTACGCTGTCGCCGGTGATTGCTGGTCTGGATCGGCCGAATGCAGAGATTGTCGCGGTATTGCAGTTCCTTAGCGTGACCGATCAGTTTTTCCTTAACCTGGCGATGGCCTACAGCAAAGCGGTGATGGATGCGGCGGCGGAAATTAAAGCCGGTTCAGTGGTGACCGCGATGACCCGCAACGGTCGCGAGTTTGGCATTCGCGTTAGCGGTACCGGCGACCGCTGGTTTACCGCGCCGGTGAATACGCCGCAGGGGCTGTTCTTCACCGGCTACAGTCAGGCCGACGCCAACCCGGATATCGGCGATAGCGCGATTACCGAAACGCTGGGGATCGGCGGGGCGGCGATGATTGCCGCCCCGGGCGTCACGCGCTTTGTCGGCGCAGGTGGAATGGGCGCTGCGCTGGAGACCTCGGAAGAGATGTCTGAAATTTACCTCGCCAACAACCCGCTGTTCCAGATCCCTTCCTGGGATTTCAAGGGCGCCTGTCTGGGGCTGGATGTTCGTCGGGTCGTGGAGACTGGTATCACGCCGCTTATCAATACCGGGATCGCCCATCGCGAAGCGGGTATTGGTCAGGTTGGGGCGGGAACCGTCCGGGCGCCGTTGTTGTGCTTTGAGAAAGCGCTGGAAGCGCTGGCGGAACTGCACCATATCACCGCCTGA
- a CDS encoding DUF2877 domain-containing protein, translating to MKTINALACTGLEQLADGVWQRHSQFSQAINFCHADGSLLTLFRYGKGIGPTGILMSSAQFARLGHLTRLVKHGALLWGAGVLIRPRRTLKLPLHTGNALPLDLSAYSHSSGLCGALNQPLADMPFYSSLVSELERWYRGERPDWRWLIGNGPGLTPSGDDMLAGMLAALHGAGFSCCLKSFIPPADQLVSLTTSVSCSYLNSARRGEFSLPVVKVMRGLQSTSDPQRAIQRLLAVGHTSGADTLLGIAFAQHWLQKVDSRRMHARSGNHPHVYSGR from the coding sequence ATGAAAACGATCAACGCACTTGCCTGCACGGGCCTTGAGCAGCTGGCGGACGGCGTGTGGCAACGCCATAGCCAATTTTCGCAGGCGATCAATTTTTGCCACGCCGATGGCTCCCTGCTGACGTTATTCCGCTATGGCAAAGGGATAGGTCCGACGGGCATTCTGATGAGCAGCGCGCAGTTTGCACGGCTGGGGCATCTGACGCGGCTGGTCAAACACGGGGCGTTACTGTGGGGGGCGGGCGTGCTGATTCGTCCACGCCGGACGCTCAAATTACCTCTCCACACCGGCAATGCGCTCCCTCTCGATCTTTCTGCTTATTCCCACTCCAGCGGGCTGTGCGGCGCGCTCAATCAGCCACTGGCGGATATGCCGTTTTATTCATCATTAGTCAGCGAGCTTGAGCGTTGGTACCGCGGCGAGCGTCCGGACTGGCGCTGGCTTATCGGCAACGGGCCGGGATTAACCCCCAGCGGCGATGATATGCTTGCCGGGATGTTGGCGGCGCTGCACGGCGCGGGGTTTTCCTGCTGCCTGAAATCATTTATCCCCCCGGCGGATCAACTTGTGTCGCTGACAACTTCGGTAAGCTGTAGCTACCTGAATAGCGCCAGACGGGGCGAGTTTTCGCTACCGGTCGTTAAAGTGATGCGCGGGCTGCAGTCGACAAGCGATCCGCAGCGGGCTATTCAGCGCTTGCTGGCGGTTGGCCATACTTCAGGCGCTGATACGCTACTGGGAATTGCATTCGCGCAGCATTGGTTACAGAAAGTGGACTCAAGGAGAATGCATGCTCGATCAGGAAACCATCCGCACGTTTATTCAGGTCGCTGA
- the allS gene encoding HTH-type transcriptional activator AllS, with protein MLDQETIRTFIQVAETGSFSRAASTLHKTPAAISYRIKTLEEQVGTQLFLRTTRSVSLTLAGQHLLEHCRQWLNWLDVMPDELQQINAGVERQVNIVINNLLYQPQTAADLLTWLHQQFPFTRFQISRQVYMGVWDSLLYDDFQLAIGVTGSESLSNNISLLPLGDIRWQFVVAQNHPLANHPAAVLSDDMLRRYPAINIEDTSRTLTRRVAWLLNGQKEIKVPDLSTKLACHLSGLGVGFLPERMCRSYLESGALVARAVANARQPSPLSVAWKNAGSGKVVSEIARKFEHKDVLVSGFLRMVDCPAQA; from the coding sequence ATGCTCGATCAGGAAACCATCCGCACGTTTATTCAGGTCGCTGAGACCGGAAGTTTTTCCCGCGCGGCCAGCACGCTGCATAAAACGCCCGCGGCGATTAGCTATCGCATCAAAACGCTGGAAGAGCAGGTGGGGACGCAGCTCTTTTTGCGAACGACCCGCTCGGTGAGCCTGACGCTGGCCGGGCAGCATCTGCTTGAGCATTGCCGACAGTGGCTTAACTGGCTCGACGTGATGCCCGATGAACTCCAGCAAATTAATGCCGGTGTGGAAAGGCAGGTCAATATCGTTATCAATAACCTGCTGTATCAACCGCAAACCGCCGCGGATCTGCTGACCTGGCTGCATCAGCAGTTTCCCTTTACCCGCTTTCAGATTTCCCGCCAGGTCTATATGGGCGTCTGGGATTCGCTGTTATATGACGATTTCCAACTGGCGATTGGCGTCACCGGCTCGGAATCGCTGTCGAACAATATCTCCTTATTGCCGCTCGGTGATATTCGCTGGCAGTTTGTGGTGGCGCAGAACCATCCGCTTGCCAATCACCCCGCCGCGGTGCTGTCTGATGATATGCTGCGTCGCTATCCAGCGATCAATATCGAGGATACGTCGCGGACGCTAACCCGCCGCGTCGCCTGGCTGCTCAATGGGCAAAAAGAAATTAAGGTGCCGGACCTCAGCACCAAGCTGGCCTGTCATCTCAGCGGCCTGGGGGTGGGTTTTTTACCGGAACGGATGTGTCGTTCTTACCTGGAGTCCGGGGCGCTGGTGGCCCGTGCGGTCGCCAATGCCCGCCAGCCTTCTCCGCTCTCCGTTGCGTGGAAAAACGCCGGTAGCGGCAAAGTAGTCAGTGAAATCGCCCGGAAGTTTGAACACAAAGACGTGTTAGTCAGCGGATTTTTGCGGATGGTGGATTGTCCTGCGCAAGCGTGA